The DNA window TGTTGATGGCTTTTAGCTCTCTCCTCTCTATTTTCCTTTACTCATGCCGTAATTTGATTAAGCCAACGTCCTCCAATACAATAAATATTACCTGCATTGGGGGCAACACAAAATCAAGGTTGATTTATGTTCATTATATATATCATGATAAGATAGCTAAATTAGCTTACACCTCGTCACTCAATGGAATAAATAGTGCTTTCAACATCAACAGATCAACTAACATTAGCTACGAATGAAATTCACCTGTGGTCAGTAGACCCGAAAAGAATCCAACAACCTGAATTATTACGTGCTTATAGTCGCCTGTTGGCACCAGAAGAAACGACAAAACAGCAACGATTTCGTTTTGAAAAAGATCGCCACAGTGCATTAATAACCCGCGCTTTTGTCCGTGATTTGTTATCACGTTATGCTGATGTGCCACCCGCAGACTGGAAATTTGTCAAAGGTGAAAAAGATAAGCCCGAGATTGTTAACCCACCCCTGCCATTACGTTTTAATATCAGCCACACCGACAATATGATCATTTGCGCGGTAATGCTTAATGACGATATTGGTTGTGATGTAGAAAATACCAGCCGAACAAGTGATGTATTAAGTATTGCGAAGCACTCATTCTCTCAAGTTGAGGTCGAGGATTTACTCACCCAACCAATAGCGCAGCAAGCGAGTCGTTTCTTTGATTATTGGACATTAAAAGAATCTTACATCAAAGCATGGGGGTTAGGTTTGTCGATCCCGTTGAAAGACTTTAGTTTCAGCCTGCCGGAAAACCACCAGAAGAAAAACATCAGCTCTATTGAAAACATTAAATTAAGCTTTGCAGCTCACCGTATTGACGATGCGAATACCTGGCGTAGTTGGTTGTTTTATCCCAACAACATTCACCGCGTCGCACTGTCAGTTCGCGCGACTTATAACAATCAAGATACAGATTATAAAATGCGTTTTTTTAATTCAATACCACTCATTAAAGCGACTGAAACGGCAAGATTTAGTCCTGATGTGAATTCGATGATGGATTAAAGGTTAATGACTTGGCCTATCCAGTCATTATCCTTCCGTTCAGCAATAACAAGTGCATTATGACTTTCATCAGCACAAATAAGTTGACCTGACTTTGTCCAAATCGCACTCTTTCCTACTGGATCCCAATTACCGGTAGGTCTATTATGATTAGCCATTGCTACGAGCATATTGAACTCCCGAGCATAGCTGCTCATCAGCTGAGTATCGGCGTCATAACCCCCCGCCGTGATTAACACACTCGCCATATATACATCAGCACCGAGTGCTGCACACCCTTTAGCATGCTCAATATGATTAGTATCAGCACAAATAGCATTAGCGACCGTTATATTATTCAGTTGAAAGCTATGTCGCTTA is part of the Moritella viscosa genome and encodes:
- a CDS encoding 4'-phosphopantetheinyl transferase hetI, which gives rise to MLSTSTDQLTLATNEIHLWSVDPKRIQQPELLRAYSRLLAPEETTKQQRFRFEKDRHSALITRAFVRDLLSRYADVPPADWKFVKGEKDKPEIVNPPLPLRFNISHTDNMIICAVMLNDDIGCDVENTSRTSDVLSIAKHSFSQVEVEDLLTQPIAQQASRFFDYWTLKESYIKAWGLGLSIPLKDFSFSLPENHQKKNISSIENIKLSFAAHRIDDANTWRSWLFYPNNIHRVALSVRATYNNQDTDYKMRFFNSIPLIKATETARFSPDVNSMMD